One segment of Babesia bigemina genome assembly Bbig001, chromosome : II DNA contains the following:
- a CDS encoding ATP synthase F1 beta chain, putative — protein sequence MSSLLRSFGSRVGRSFGRTLSPCRRSFSAQPAAAGLQQKGSISQVIGAIVDVKFDGAPPPILNALWVETPEGRLSLEVAQHLGNGVARTIAMSATEGLTRGQEVVDSGNPITVPVGEATLGRIMNVTGDALDGCGPISDSKRLSIHREAVSFSDQRTDEALLITGIKVVDLLAPYAKGGKIGLFGGAGVGKTVLIMELINNVAKKHGGFSVFAGVGERTREGNELYHEMMETGVIKRRQLEDGTFDFSGSKAALVYGQMNEPPGARARVALTGLTVAEYFRDEDGQDVLLFIDNIYRFTQAGSEVSALLGRIPSAVGYQPTLATDLGALQERITTTNKGSITSVQAVYVPADDITDPAPATTFTHLDATTVLSRSIAELGIYPAVDPLDSTSRMLSANIVGEEQYNVARGVQKILQDYKSLQDIIAILGMDELSEQDKFVVARARKVQRFLSQPFQVAEVFTGKPGRFVELQDTISGVKEILDGECDDMPEMAFYMVGGLQEAKEKAAEMNRAK from the coding sequence ATGAGTTCGCTGCTGCGGTCCTTCGGCTCTCGTGTAGGCCGCTCGTTCGGCCGCACGCTGTCGCCGTGCCGTCGGTCCTTCTCCGCGCAGCCTGCCGCAGCGGGCCTGCAGCAGAAGGGCAGCATCTCGCAGGTCATCGGCGCTATCGTGGACGTCAAGTTCGAcggcgcgccgccgccgatcCTCAACGCGTTGTGGGTGGAGACCCCGGAGGGCCGCCTGAGTCTCGAGGTCGCGCAGCACCTGGGCAACGGCGTGGCCCGCACGATCGCAATGAGCGCCACTGAGGGTCTCACTCGCGGGCAGGAGGTGGTCGACAGCGGCAACCCGATCACCGTGCCCGTCGGAGAGGCCACGCTGGGCCGTATCATGAACGTCACGGGCGACGCCCTGGACGGCTGCGGGCCCATCTCGGACTCCAAGCGCCTGTCCATTCACCGCGAGGCCGTGTCGTTCAGCGACCAGCGCACcgacgaggcgctgctgatCACCGGTATCAAGGTCGTCGACCTGCTGGCCCCGTACGCCAAGGGTGGCAAGATCGGTCTGTTCGGCGGTGCCGGTGTGGGCAAGACCGTGCTTATTATGGAGCTGATCAACAACGTCGCGAAGAAGCACGGTGGTTTCTCCGTGTTCGCCGGCGTCGGCGAGCGCACCAGGGAGGGCAACGAGCTGTACCACGAGATGATGGAGACCGGCGTCATCAAGCGCCGCCAGCTGGAGGACGGCACTTTCGACTTCTCCGGCTCCAAGGCCGCGCTGGTGTACGGCCAGATGAACGAGCCGCCAGGTGCCAGGGCGCGTGTTGCCCTCACTGGCCTGACGGTGGCCGAGTACTTCCGTGATGAGGACGGCCAGGACGTGCTGCTCTTCATCGACAACATCTACCGTTTCACCCAGGCTGGTTCTGAGGTGAGTGCCCTTTTGGGGCGCATCCCGTCCGCCGTCGGTTACCAGCCGACCCTCGCCACCGACCTTGGCGCGCTGCAGGAGCGTATCACGACGACCAACAAGGGCTCCATCACCTCCGTGCAGGCTGTCTACGTGCCGGCCGACGATATCACCGACCCGGCGCCTGCGACCACCTTCACCCATCTGGACGCGACCACTGTGCTCTCCCGTTCCATCGCCGAGCTGGGTATCTACCCCGCCGTCGACCCGCTCGACTCCACCTCGCGTATGCTGTCCGCGAACATCGTCGGCGAGGAGCAGTACAACGTGGCGCGTGGCGTGCAGAAAATACTGCAGGACTACAAATCGCTGCAGGATATCATTGCCATCCTGGGTATGGACGAGCTGTCTGAGCAGGACAAGTTCGTCGTCGCGCGTGCGCGCAAGGTTCAGCGTTTCCTCTCTCAGCCCTTCCAGGTGGCTGAGGTATTCACCGGCAAGCCCGGACGTTTCGTCGAGCTGCAGGACACCATCAGCGGCGTCAAGGAGATTTTGGACGGCGAGTGCGACGACATGCCCGAAATGGCGTTCTACATGGTGGGAGGTCTCCAGGAGGCCAAGGAGAAGGCGGCTGAAATGAACAGGGCGAAGTAG